In Chryseobacterium oranimense, a single window of DNA contains:
- a CDS encoding YafY family protein yields MNDHYLKKLDRVTAILTQLQSKPTVRAQDLAAKFDVSIRTIYRDVKTLENAGIPIIGEAGNGYSLMDGYKLPPIMFTKEEVLSFITAEKLMQKFSHQSLGAHYQIAMEKVRSVLRNSDKNLIQNIEKQIDVYNHHTQADNSIKNVIPTILESIADKTQLIIEYKTVDSRVTNRTIEAVGIFFEFNYWYIMAFCTMRKDFRQFRVDRIQQIFKTQNPFSQEYGQINDYRRYSNGEKTRVRLLVDKKIVGHIVNSKRYYGFIEEKETEEGIEMTFDTEWIKEGFPRWLITFADYATILEPESLKVKLKNLVENISKKIE; encoded by the coding sequence TTAAAAAACTGGACAGGGTAACAGCTATTCTCACGCAATTACAGTCGAAGCCGACAGTAAGGGCACAGGATCTTGCTGCCAAATTTGATGTAAGCATCCGGACCATCTACCGGGATGTAAAAACTCTGGAAAATGCCGGAATTCCCATTATAGGCGAAGCCGGAAACGGTTATTCCCTGATGGACGGCTATAAGCTTCCCCCTATCATGTTTACTAAAGAAGAGGTACTGAGTTTTATCACCGCGGAAAAGCTGATGCAGAAATTCTCCCATCAAAGTCTGGGAGCCCATTATCAGATCGCCATGGAAAAAGTTCGTTCTGTGCTTCGGAATTCAGATAAAAACCTGATACAGAATATTGAAAAACAGATTGATGTTTATAATCATCATACACAGGCGGATAACAGTATCAAGAATGTGATCCCTACTATCCTGGAAAGTATTGCCGACAAAACGCAGCTGATCATTGAATACAAAACAGTTGATTCCCGGGTAACAAACAGGACTATTGAGGCAGTCGGCATTTTCTTTGAATTCAATTATTGGTATATAATGGCTTTCTGTACCATGAGAAAGGATTTCAGGCAGTTTCGGGTGGACAGGATCCAGCAGATTTTCAAAACCCAGAATCCTTTTTCCCAGGAGTACGGACAGATCAATGATTACAGAAGATATTCAAACGGAGAAAAAACAAGGGTGAGACTTTTAGTGGATAAGAAAATAGTGGGGCATATTGTTAATTCAAAAAGATATTACGGTTTTATTGAAGAAAAAGAGACAGAGGAGGGAATTGAAATGACTTTTGATACGGAATGGATAAAAGAAGGTTTCCCGCGCTGGCTAATTACTTTTGCAGATTATGCAACCATTCTGGAACCGGAATCCTTAAAAGTTAAGCTTAAAAACCTGGTAGAAAATATTTCAAAAAAAATAGAGTAG
- a CDS encoding DinB family protein: MTTTATATKQFMTSDQLLEHWQGHRNLTRRVIEAFPEKELFEFSVGGMRPFAKLAGELISIGGPALKGIVNKNMEAYNEEGFNPKTKEDILKKWDEETEVINHYFSQITEERFQETFNLFGQYEFPVYQNILYFVDNEIHHRGQGYTYLRALGIEPPFFWERF, encoded by the coding sequence ATGACAACTACAGCAACAGCCACTAAGCAATTCATGACATCTGATCAATTATTAGAGCATTGGCAAGGACATAGAAACCTGACAAGAAGGGTGATCGAAGCTTTTCCGGAAAAAGAATTATTTGAATTTTCCGTAGGTGGAATGAGACCTTTCGCAAAACTGGCAGGAGAGCTGATCAGCATTGGCGGACCCGCTCTGAAAGGAATTGTTAACAAAAACATGGAAGCTTACAATGAGGAAGGATTCAACCCGAAAACCAAGGAAGATATCCTGAAAAAGTGGGACGAGGAAACAGAAGTGATCAACCATTATTTCAGCCAGATCACTGAAGAGCGTTTCCAGGAAACTTTCAATTTATTCGGTCAGTATGAATTTCCGGTGTACCAGAACATTCTTTACTTCGTAGATAATGAAATTCACCACAGAGGACAGGGATATACCTACCTGAGAGCTTTAGGAATTGAACCCCCTTTTTTTTGGGAGAGATTTTAG
- a CDS encoding cob(I)yrinic acid a,c-diamide adenosyltransferase yields MKIYTKTGDKGQTALYGGTRVSKASARVDSYGNIDELNSFIGIAKSHIEDEEVLKQLKKIQFDLFTVGSEAATPVDKLILANGKSRLPLIISDTEIEELEQWMDAFEDKLEPLQYFILPGGGKPATFLHAARTICRRAERSLVFLNESEEMRPELIKYLNRLSDYLFVLARYISKINNEPEEYWNPNER; encoded by the coding sequence ATGAAAATTTATACGAAAACAGGAGATAAAGGGCAGACCGCTTTATACGGCGGTACAAGAGTTTCCAAAGCCAGTGCAAGAGTGGACAGCTACGGAAATATAGACGAGCTGAATTCATTCATCGGGATTGCAAAAAGCCATATTGAGGATGAAGAAGTTTTGAAGCAGTTAAAAAAAATTCAGTTTGATCTGTTTACGGTAGGTTCAGAAGCGGCAACACCGGTTGATAAATTGATATTGGCCAACGGAAAATCACGTTTACCTTTAATCATTTCAGATACGGAGATTGAAGAGTTGGAGCAGTGGATGGATGCTTTCGAAGATAAGCTGGAGCCGCTTCAGTATTTTATTCTTCCGGGTGGTGGAAAACCTGCAACTTTTTTGCATGCGGCAAGAACCATTTGCAGAAGAGCAGAACGCTCCCTTGTTTTCTTAAATGAGTCTGAAGAAATGCGCCCGGAACTGATTAAGTACCTGAACAGGCTTTCAGATTATCTTTTCGTTTTGGCGAGATATATTTCAAAAATTAACAACGAACCGGAAGAATACTGGAATCCGAATGAGAGATAG
- a CDS encoding tetratricopeptide repeat protein, whose product MLLSENKFFDAENLFRKALKEKPDNLDFRSQLALALIEQNKNNEAERNIIEVLKKDSLFSAALWYGGLNNFKKDKPDFRKAISYFERFYKLIDANSKQYFAANFYIGKSYQNLLYTEGLSYDEVSRTLETYKKYVDMETDTEAINRISNFIKKIEDNRPGKNVKKWMIATTIPNAINEIKKEVNER is encoded by the coding sequence ATTCTTCTATCAGAAAATAAGTTTTTTGATGCCGAAAATTTATTTCGTAAAGCATTAAAAGAGAAACCAGATAATTTGGATTTTAGATCGCAATTGGCACTTGCTTTAATTGAACAAAATAAAAATAATGAGGCAGAAAGGAATATTATTGAAGTTTTGAAAAAAGATTCATTATTTTCTGCTGCACTTTGGTATGGAGGATTAAACAATTTTAAGAAAGATAAACCAGATTTTCGAAAAGCAATTTCATATTTTGAAAGGTTTTACAAACTAATTGATGCAAATTCCAAACAGTATTTTGCAGCTAACTTCTACATAGGTAAGTCATATCAGAACTTGTTATATACTGAAGGCCTGTCATATGATGAAGTAAGCAGAACGTTGGAAACTTATAAAAAATATGTGGATATGGAAACAGATACCGAAGCAATTAATAGAATTAGTAATTTTATTAAAAAGATAGAAGATAACCGGCCAGGTAAAAATGTGAAAAAATGGATGATTGCAACAACAATCCCGAATGCTATAAATGAAATAAAGAAGGAAGTGAATGAGAGGTAA
- a CDS encoding thiamine diphosphokinase, giving the protein MRGKVLLFINGDAPKILPDAGQYELIACTDGAFHYLKNMGFPLEKLDFISGDFDSHSGSDENIYHEKFIHTPDQDKTDFHKALDLILEQGFSTVDVFGGSGGEQDHFLGNLTVAYTFKDIMNLKFYDEFSEYYFIPPSFSVKGVNNKMISLYPFPYVENITTKGVNWPLTNGSLSITSRIGTRNFAVEDEVSIEYEKGDLLIFIGKNYL; this is encoded by the coding sequence ATGAGAGGTAAAGTATTGCTTTTTATCAACGGGGATGCCCCGAAAATACTTCCGGATGCAGGTCAATACGAACTTATTGCCTGTACGGATGGTGCTTTTCATTACTTGAAGAACATGGGATTTCCTTTGGAAAAACTGGATTTTATTTCAGGTGATTTTGATTCCCATTCCGGGTCGGATGAAAATATTTATCATGAAAAGTTTATTCATACACCCGATCAGGATAAGACGGATTTTCATAAGGCGCTGGATCTGATTCTGGAACAGGGTTTTAGCACAGTTGATGTATTCGGAGGAAGTGGTGGTGAACAGGATCATTTCCTGGGAAATCTGACGGTAGCTTATACTTTTAAAGATATAATGAACCTGAAATTTTATGACGAATTCTCTGAGTATTATTTCATTCCCCCAAGCTTTTCTGTAAAAGGAGTAAATAATAAAATGATCTCTTTATATCCTTTTCCGTATGTTGAAAATATTACGACCAAAGGAGTTAACTGGCCTTTAACGAATGGCAGCCTAAGCATCACTTCGAGGATCGGGACCCGTAATTTTGCCGTTGAAGATGAAGTTTCCATTGAATATGAAAAAGGAGATTTATTAATTTTTATCGGGAAGAATTATTTGTAA
- a CDS encoding tyrosine-protein phosphatase, with the protein MKNLTKISFLIILLFCIFSCKTQNFSAPEYGKTENVTPVQIKKVHNFRTPGNIRNSEGRTLKEGRLYRSAHLHHLKKSSFRELENLGIKEVIDLRNSKEIADKPDRLPADMVYKKYSAFEDKGDQLSQAKKLVLKGKVNGSDADKRMIDFYREYVTENPEMIRKIITEILESDEPVLYHCTAGKDRTGITTALILTILKFDKETIYNDYLLSNNYREKLVHKRLRLANNLHFLYPKMDVKVLEKLSWVETAYLDAAFNEINKKYGSVDAYIQQVLGISENKREEYIDKFTN; encoded by the coding sequence ATGAAAAATCTAACCAAAATATCATTTCTGATCATCTTATTATTCTGTATTTTCTCATGCAAAACACAGAATTTTTCTGCGCCTGAATACGGAAAAACAGAAAACGTAACTCCTGTTCAGATTAAAAAAGTACATAATTTCCGTACACCAGGAAACATCCGGAATTCAGAAGGAAGAACTTTAAAGGAAGGCAGATTGTACAGAAGCGCTCATCTTCATCACCTGAAAAAAAGTTCGTTCAGAGAACTGGAAAACTTAGGAATAAAAGAAGTGATCGACCTGAGGAATTCAAAGGAAATTGCAGATAAGCCGGACCGGCTTCCGGCTGATATGGTGTATAAAAAATATTCAGCTTTTGAAGATAAGGGAGATCAGCTGTCACAGGCTAAAAAACTGGTTTTGAAGGGAAAGGTAAACGGTTCTGATGCCGATAAAAGAATGATAGATTTCTACCGCGAATACGTAACCGAAAACCCGGAGATGATCAGAAAAATAATCACTGAAATCCTGGAATCTGATGAACCCGTTCTTTATCACTGTACGGCAGGAAAAGACAGAACAGGAATTACCACAGCTTTGATTTTAACCATTTTGAAATTTGATAAAGAAACGATTTATAATGACTACCTTTTGTCAAACAATTACAGAGAGAAACTCGTTCATAAAAGATTACGTCTGGCGAATAATTTACATTTTCTCTACCCCAAAATGGATGTAAAAGTCCTTGAAAAACTGAGCTGGGTGGAAACGGCATACCTTGATGCCGCTTTTAATGAAATCAACAAGAAATATGGTTCAGTGGATGCTTATATTCAACAGGTTCTTGGGATTTCAGAGAATAAAAGGGAAGAATATATTGACAAGTTTACAAATTAA
- a CDS encoding arginine decarboxylase, with product MKIKYSELIDQTLYFPTEEFNVSENNLLFHDVPLMEVVEKFGTPLKISYLPRISQNIQKAKSWFREAFEKADYKKNYTYCYCTKSSHFNFVLEEALKNDISIETSSAYDMDIVKSLYEKGKVDKNIEVICNGFKTDDYLVKISEMINSGFENITPILDNYRELDKLTESIDTTFDIGIRIASEEEPKFEFYTSRLGIGYRDIIPYYSQKIAEHPNARLKMLHFFINTGIKDTAYYWNELYKCLRVYARLKKIAPEVDSLNIGGGFPIKTSLNFEYDYQYMVEEIVSQIKKFCEEEGVEEPNIYTEFGSFTVGESGANLYKIISQKRQNDREKWNMIDSSFMTTLPDTWAISRHFIMLPLNRWEDTYERVFLGGLTCDSDDYYNSEQHTNAIYLPVFSDTKPLYIGFFHTGAYQETIGGYGGVHHCLMPQPRHVLIQKDENGELQYEVFREKQEPEDILKILGY from the coding sequence ATGAAAATAAAGTACTCGGAACTTATTGATCAGACATTATATTTTCCTACGGAGGAATTTAATGTTTCTGAGAACAATTTGTTATTTCACGATGTTCCTTTAATGGAAGTCGTTGAAAAATTTGGCACTCCGCTAAAAATTAGCTACCTGCCGAGAATTTCTCAAAACATCCAGAAGGCGAAAAGCTGGTTCAGGGAAGCTTTTGAGAAAGCCGATTATAAAAAGAATTATACCTACTGCTACTGTACAAAATCCAGCCATTTCAATTTTGTGCTTGAAGAAGCCCTTAAGAATGACATTTCTATAGAAACTTCTTCCGCCTATGATATGGATATTGTAAAATCTCTTTATGAGAAAGGAAAAGTAGATAAAAATATTGAAGTGATCTGTAATGGGTTCAAGACTGATGATTATCTGGTGAAAATTTCAGAAATGATCAACAGCGGTTTTGAAAATATTACCCCGATCCTGGATAATTACCGCGAGCTGGATAAGCTTACAGAAAGCATTGATACCACTTTCGATATCGGAATCAGAATTGCTTCTGAGGAAGAACCGAAATTCGAGTTTTATACTTCAAGATTAGGAATTGGGTATAGAGATATCATTCCTTATTACAGCCAAAAAATTGCTGAGCACCCGAACGCAAGACTGAAAATGCTTCACTTCTTCATCAATACAGGGATTAAAGACACAGCTTATTACTGGAATGAATTATATAAATGTCTTCGTGTATATGCACGTTTGAAGAAAATTGCCCCGGAAGTGGATTCACTGAATATTGGTGGAGGTTTCCCGATCAAAACTTCTTTAAACTTTGAGTACGATTACCAGTATATGGTGGAAGAGATCGTTTCACAGATCAAAAAATTCTGTGAAGAAGAAGGTGTGGAAGAACCTAATATCTATACAGAATTCGGAAGCTTTACCGTAGGGGAAAGTGGCGCCAACCTTTACAAAATCATTTCTCAGAAACGTCAGAATGACAGAGAAAAGTGGAATATGATCGATTCTTCATTCATGACCACACTTCCCGATACCTGGGCCATCTCAAGACACTTCATCATGCTTCCGCTGAACAGATGGGAAGATACATATGAAAGAGTGTTTTTAGGAGGATTAACCTGTGATTCGGATGATTATTATAATTCCGAGCAGCATACCAATGCCATCTACCTGCCCGTTTTCAGTGATACCAAGCCTCTTTATATCGGGTTTTTCCATACAGGGGCATACCAGGAAACAATTGGGGGATATGGTGGTGTTCATCACTGTCTGATGCCACAGCCAAGGCATGTCCTGATCCAGAAAGACGAAAATGGTGAGCTTCAGTATGAAGTTTTCCGGGAAAAGCAGGAACCTGAAGATATTTTGAAAATCTTAGGTTACTAA
- a CDS encoding HAD family phosphatase — MSLKAVLFDMDGVIVDTEPLHRKAYFKTFDGLEIAVSEDLYSSFTGASTKRVFETLIEKYNLADTHETLSGIKRSHFKNYFDTDEEFDLIPGVRELIKHYHEKGIKLILASSATMTTINMVFEKFGLEQYFSGKISGADLKESKPHPDVFLLAAEMAGEPVKNCMVIEDSTNGILAAHRAGIFCAAYRSPHSKNQDYTLADIVVSDYEELELDKLSKYF, encoded by the coding sequence ATGTCTTTAAAAGCTGTTCTTTTCGACATGGACGGGGTTATTGTAGATACGGAACCACTTCACAGAAAAGCTTATTTTAAAACGTTTGACGGGCTGGAAATTGCTGTTTCCGAAGACCTGTACTCCTCTTTCACAGGAGCTTCCACCAAAAGAGTATTTGAAACGCTGATCGAGAAATATAATTTAGCAGACACTCATGAAACTCTTTCCGGAATTAAAAGATCTCACTTCAAGAATTATTTTGATACTGATGAAGAGTTCGATCTGATTCCTGGTGTGAGAGAGCTCATCAAACATTATCATGAAAAGGGGATTAAACTTATTCTTGCTTCTTCCGCTACGATGACAACTATTAATATGGTTTTTGAAAAATTCGGGCTTGAACAGTATTTCAGCGGAAAAATCAGCGGTGCAGATCTGAAAGAATCCAAACCTCATCCTGATGTCTTTCTTTTGGCCGCAGAAATGGCTGGAGAACCTGTAAAAAACTGCATGGTTATCGAAGATTCCACCAATGGAATTCTTGCGGCACACAGAGCCGGGATTTTTTGCGCTGCTTACAGAAGTCCTCATTCTAAAAATCAGGATTACACGTTAGCGGATATCGTAGTTTCGGATTATGAAGAACTGGAACTGGACAAGCTTTCAAAATATTTCTAA
- a CDS encoding T9SS type A sorting domain-containing protein produces MKRYLLFILLMIYAFTNAQIIVSENFEVPNLGTNGFTTMSGWSGNMYITPNAWCSSGYTLKNNTVPSGTNNYIIYSSNYSNGTALNYSFNYFGYQPYANVSGNIIVDYSIDGGTTWIDLGSPIPFATNTSGLPCVNISGAIPSGAIPVGSDFKFRIQMQNTMTSNSSYFSINIDDIKLEQTPTSIPSCTNTGVYYPSNGNNTVDPMRATIQWYPSAGATGYYFSLGTTPGGTDVINNFDLGNVTHYTPLSISSTTQYFITVVPYNSFGNASCIISSSFTTSIRCPQINLNASESLDLSTKPFFSWYSVVGATGYKMSIGTTPQGAEVYNDLDLGNTTVFQVPTPLLFNTQYYVTLKAYNALGTSFGCEAKSFKTKLPCFPFVLQAPQGSGISRTPIIAWNPINTVQPTGGYKLSVGKYIGATGNVNDVLDNFDVGYVSNYHITTPLDANTKYFYRIVGYNYPYEQNTCAINTFKTTSILGISEVQNGKNAINIYPNPTKDFINIHSKEKIKSVDIVDFSGRKLLGLKWDNNKVDLRDLSKGNYILQIILSDNSVYNKTITRE; encoded by the coding sequence ATGAAAAGATACCTATTATTTATTTTACTAATGATTTACGCATTTACTAATGCTCAAATTATCGTAAGTGAAAATTTTGAAGTACCTAATTTAGGTACAAATGGATTTACAACTATGTCTGGCTGGTCCGGGAATATGTATATTACACCAAACGCATGGTGTTCAAGTGGTTATACTCTGAAAAATAATACGGTTCCAAGTGGAACTAATAATTATATAATATATTCATCAAATTATTCGAACGGTACTGCCTTAAATTATTCATTTAATTATTTTGGATATCAGCCATATGCAAATGTTTCTGGCAATATTATCGTTGATTATTCTATAGATGGAGGAACGACTTGGATCGATTTAGGAAGTCCAATTCCCTTTGCTACAAATACATCGGGATTACCTTGTGTAAATATTTCAGGGGCAATACCCTCAGGGGCAATACCTGTTGGATCTGATTTTAAGTTTAGAATTCAAATGCAAAATACAATGACATCTAATTCATCGTATTTTAGTATTAATATAGATGATATTAAACTTGAACAAACTCCTACATCCATTCCGTCATGTACAAATACCGGGGTATATTATCCTTCTAATGGAAACAATACAGTGGATCCAATGAGAGCTACAATTCAATGGTACCCATCTGCCGGAGCAACGGGATATTATTTTAGTTTAGGTACTACTCCCGGAGGTACAGATGTAATAAATAATTTTGATTTGGGAAATGTTACACATTATACACCTTTATCTATTTCATCCACAACGCAATATTTCATTACAGTAGTTCCTTATAATTCATTTGGTAATGCTTCTTGTATAATAAGCAGTTCTTTTACAACTTCTATACGATGTCCACAAATAAACCTTAATGCGAGTGAGAGTTTAGACCTATCAACAAAACCTTTTTTTTCATGGTATTCTGTGGTAGGAGCAACAGGTTATAAAATGTCTATAGGTACAACTCCACAAGGAGCAGAAGTATATAATGACTTGGACTTAGGTAACACAACTGTGTTTCAAGTGCCAACCCCGCTATTATTTAATACACAATATTATGTTACTCTTAAAGCATACAATGCTTTAGGGACATCCTTTGGATGTGAGGCAAAAAGCTTTAAGACAAAACTGCCGTGTTTTCCATTTGTTTTACAAGCACCACAGGGCTCTGGGATTTCACGCACGCCAATAATTGCTTGGAATCCGATCAATACGGTTCAGCCAACAGGAGGATACAAGTTAAGTGTAGGGAAATATATTGGAGCAACGGGGAATGTAAATGATGTATTAGATAACTTTGATGTTGGATATGTTAGTAATTATCATATAACCACACCTTTAGATGCAAATACAAAATATTTTTACAGAATAGTAGGTTATAATTATCCATACGAGCAGAATACTTGCGCGATAAATACTTTTAAAACGACTTCAATATTAGGTATTTCAGAGGTGCAAAATGGTAAAAATGCTATTAATATTTATCCTAATCCAACAAAAGATTTTATTAATATACATTCAAAAGAGAAAATAAAAAGTGTAGATATTGTTGATTTTTCTGGAAGAAAATTGCTTGGACTTAAATGGGATAATAACAAAGTTGATTTAAGAGATCTTTCTAAAGGCAATTATATATTGCAAATAATATTGTCAGACAATTCAGTTTATAATAAAACAATTACCAGAGAATAA
- the speB gene encoding agmatinase produces MRTYAGIPEENATLENSKVMLVTVPYDGTSTWGKGADKGPELFLDASENMELYDIETGTEPYLDGVYLAGEVSENSTPEAMTEAVYQKTKELLNNEGKVFTLFGGEHSVSIGSIRAVGEKFENLTVLQLDAHTDLRPEFHGSTSNHACAVFEANQKHNLVQVGIRSMDAEEAEYLPEGRVFFAHEIANNDNWINDVLEKVSGNVYITIDLDAFDPSIAPSTGTPEPGGLRWYPTLELLRKVFEKCNVVAFDIVELMDSPMAKPTAFLAAKLYYKMLAYNHIYNNN; encoded by the coding sequence ATGAGAACATACGCAGGAATTCCTGAAGAAAATGCAACATTAGAAAACTCTAAAGTAATGCTGGTAACCGTTCCTTACGATGGAACATCAACATGGGGAAAAGGAGCCGATAAAGGCCCGGAATTATTCCTTGATGCTTCTGAAAATATGGAGCTTTACGACATTGAAACAGGTACTGAACCTTATCTTGACGGAGTATATCTGGCAGGAGAAGTTTCCGAAAACTCTACTCCGGAGGCAATGACGGAAGCAGTGTATCAGAAAACAAAAGAGCTTTTAAATAATGAAGGGAAGGTATTTACCCTTTTCGGGGGTGAGCATTCTGTTTCTATCGGTTCTATCCGTGCAGTAGGAGAGAAGTTTGAAAACCTTACCGTTCTTCAGCTGGATGCCCATACAGATTTACGTCCTGAGTTTCATGGATCTACTTCAAACCATGCATGTGCGGTTTTTGAAGCTAACCAGAAGCATAATCTGGTTCAGGTGGGAATCCGTTCTATGGATGCGGAAGAAGCTGAATACCTGCCGGAAGGAAGAGTGTTTTTTGCCCATGAGATTGCTAATAATGACAACTGGATCAACGATGTTCTGGAAAAAGTTTCTGGAAACGTTTATATCACCATCGATCTTGATGCTTTTGACCCTTCTATTGCTCCTTCTACAGGAACTCCGGAGCCGGGCGGCCTTCGGTGGTATCCTACATTGGAGTTATTGAGAAAAGTATTTGAAAAATGTAACGTTGTGGCTTTCGATATTGTAGAATTAATGGATTCTCCGATGGCTAAGCCAACTGCTTTCCTTGCTGCCAAGTTATATTACAAAATGCTTGCTTACAACCATATTTACAATAATAACTAA
- a CDS encoding bifunctional helix-turn-helix domain-containing protein/methylated-DNA--[protein]-cysteine S-methyltransferase — protein MSTQNQIDYNRIAKAIEYIRGNFRLQPSLEEVAENIHLSPAHFQKIFTDWAGTSPKKFLQFISLEHAKNLLKEEKASLFDTAYETGLSSTSRLHDLFVKIEGMSPAEYKNGGKSLSINYSFSRSPFGYVMAASTEKGICYMAFEDDKETALGNLYAKFPNASFFEKQDALQKNALSIFGQDWTKLNTIKLHLKGTDFQLKVWESLLSIPMGKLSTYGSLAEKIGNPKASRAVGTAIGSNPVAFLIPCHRVIQSTGNLGGYRWGSTRKHAIVGWESSKIYSGNSIVL, from the coding sequence ATGTCCACACAAAATCAAATAGATTATAACAGAATTGCCAAAGCGATAGAATATATCCGGGGCAATTTCAGGCTTCAGCCGAGTTTGGAGGAAGTGGCGGAAAATATTCATTTGAGTCCGGCCCATTTTCAGAAGATATTTACGGATTGGGCGGGAACAAGTCCGAAGAAATTTTTACAGTTCATCAGTCTTGAACACGCTAAAAATTTACTGAAAGAAGAAAAAGCGAGTTTATTTGATACCGCTTACGAGACGGGGCTTTCCAGCACAAGCAGGCTTCATGATCTCTTTGTGAAAATAGAAGGCATGTCTCCGGCGGAATATAAAAACGGTGGAAAAAGCCTGAGCATTAATTACAGCTTTTCCAGAAGTCCTTTTGGATATGTAATGGCAGCATCCACAGAAAAAGGAATCTGCTATATGGCTTTTGAAGACGATAAAGAAACAGCATTGGGGAATTTATATGCTAAGTTTCCCAATGCTTCTTTTTTTGAAAAACAGGATGCACTTCAGAAAAATGCACTGTCCATATTCGGTCAGGACTGGACAAAACTCAACACGATTAAATTACATTTAAAAGGGACAGATTTTCAGCTTAAAGTCTGGGAAAGTCTTTTGTCTATCCCAATGGGGAAATTGTCCACTTATGGCAGTCTGGCAGAGAAAATAGGAAATCCTAAGGCTTCCAGAGCGGTTGGAACAGCTATTGGCAGTAATCCTGTTGCATTTCTTATCCCGTGCCATCGCGTGATCCAGTCTACCGGGAATCTCGGAGGTTACCGGTGGGGAAGTACCCGTAAACATGCCATTGTGGGATGGGAAAGTTCCAAAATCTATTCCGGAAATTCTATTGTATTGTAA